Proteins encoded within one genomic window of Triticum aestivum cultivar Chinese Spring chromosome 2D, IWGSC CS RefSeq v2.1, whole genome shotgun sequence:
- the LOC123050834 gene encoding RHOMBOID-like protein 10, chloroplastic, protein MASRLLLRLRTFRRAPPSPALPRLAGAGGLHHRSPLEVRHHLHVMLPPRVAANGRRWFGGGSHAHSWSSSKSKPLGRLIVGNVISAASFSAAGLLTANKKSDKESPPMGPNNHGSNKDKRNCTDALIAINFLVHLVDVATKRKLCMLGAKSNDLIKKGEIWRLATAAVLHKDFTHFANNNRALEELGPMVEEVTGTRRFLAIYCTSALSGSLMSYWFNPARSIGASGAICGLIGAKAVYMWRHREFVDKANETLVDIALVVLINLAIGLFLKHDIDNCGHLGGLLGGAAVEWFVGPHWKKHAGPYAREAFQDRAPLVWFTNN, encoded by the exons ATGGCGTCACGGTTGCTGCTCCGGCTCCGCACCTTCCGCCGGGCTCCTCCTTCTCCCGCGCTTCCTCGCCTCGCCGGCGCTGGCGGTCTCCACCATCGCTCGCCGCTG GAGGTGCGGCATCATCTTCATGTCATGTTGCCGCCGAGAGTAGCAGCCAACGGCAGGCGGTGGTTTGGAGGAGGATCACATGCCCATTCGTGGTCGTCTTCCAAGTCAAAGCCACTCGGCCGCCTCATCGTTGGGAACGTGATCTCCGCCGCGTCCTTCTCCGCCGCCGGCCTTCTCACTGCCAACAAGAAGTCAGACAAGGAATCGCCGCCCATGGGGCCAAATAACCATGGAAGCAACAAGGACAAGAGGAACTGCACCGACGCTCTTATCGCCATCAATTTCCT GGTTCATCTGGTGGACGTAGCAACAAAACGAAAGCTATGTATGCTGGGAGCTAAG AGCAACGACTTGATAAAAAAGGGGGAGATATGGCGTCTGGCAACAGCAGCCGTTCTTCATAAGGATTTTACTCACTTTGCT AATAACAATCGCGCTTTGGAGGAGCTTGGGCCTATGGTGGAAGAGGTTACCGGAACTAGAAGATTTCTAGCTATTTATTGCACCTCGGCATTATCAG GTTCGCTGATGAGTTACTGGTTTAACCCCGCACGTTCTATTGGTGCATCCGGTGCTATTTGTGGATTG ATTGGTGCAAAAGCAGTTTATATGTGGAGGCACCGGGAGTTTGTGGACAAGGCAAATGAAACTCTAGTGGATATTGCACTTGTGGTTCTCATTAATCTG GCAATTGGCCTCTTCTTAAAGCACGACATTGACAACTGTGGACAT TTGGGAGGCTTGCTTGGGGGAGCGGCTGTCGAATGGTTTGTAGGTCCACATTGGAAGAAGCATGCTGGGCCGTATGCACGGGAGGCGTTCCAAGATAGGGCACCCCTTGTTTGGTTCACGAACAATTAG